A single Crateriforma conspicua DNA region contains:
- a CDS encoding helix-turn-helix transcriptional regulator translates to MPIPKPDEWMTVKEIAAAFGVCPNTIRRRAAAKQFPQPYRISRRVYRWKRAEVEAFAEQCPRGIDSPSYQSSSK, encoded by the coding sequence ATGCCCATTCCCAAGCCTGATGAATGGATGACCGTCAAAGAGATCGCGGCAGCGTTTGGCGTTTGTCCGAACACGATCCGCCGACGCGCGGCAGCAAAACAATTCCCCCAGCCGTATCGAATTTCACGCCGAGTGTATCGGTGGAAGCGTGCCGAGGTGGAAGCGTTCGCCGAACAATGCCCGCGCGGCATTGATTCGCCGAGTTACCAATCATCATCCAAATAA
- a CDS encoding phage major capsid protein, giving the protein MKNDFSYLAQDPTARASKRNTSVSDTVAEIRSRTAGMEPKELQETAAKVHEMAKQHHAKHGHNWTDQAEADHDQLMGLFNDLKAKADRLSNGLLDAGRQRFGTGDRYLCATNAAGEQMFGIQRGMKMTDTPGCQRTENPNAFGEMLVAIATGDVSHVSREVGAALSGASGSGGGYTVPQGFNAQVIDLTMPKLRLGQLGMSVWNLESDHNLMPKLLSRPEPEVKFENKKFAEKDLTFGQVHIYPRTFGCIVTAPLELIHDGAGVDQIIQKELARGMAKAIDYYGINGAGARSQLDGLLSFKDIESTDVSSSWPGGWSDTAAAVLEVRLNDHEPTGMLMHTNQHHSIGIRQDDHNQWLTAPPVMKDLPMLETTHMPEGKIICGDFTKFALGLRQGATVEFSREAGESFERGQVMYRIMWRGNYVMYDETAFHILNDATGS; this is encoded by the coding sequence ATGAAAAACGACTTCAGCTATCTGGCCCAAGACCCAACCGCCAGAGCATCCAAACGTAACACATCGGTCAGCGACACCGTGGCCGAAATTCGTTCGCGTACTGCGGGCATGGAACCCAAAGAGCTGCAAGAGACGGCCGCAAAGGTTCACGAAATGGCCAAGCAGCACCACGCCAAGCATGGCCACAACTGGACCGACCAAGCCGAAGCGGATCACGATCAACTGATGGGGCTGTTCAACGACCTAAAAGCCAAGGCCGATCGGTTGTCGAATGGTTTGCTTGACGCGGGCCGCCAACGATTCGGAACGGGTGATCGTTACTTGTGTGCGACCAATGCCGCGGGCGAACAAATGTTCGGCATTCAACGCGGCATGAAGATGACCGACACGCCGGGATGCCAGCGAACCGAGAACCCAAACGCATTCGGTGAAATGCTGGTGGCCATCGCTACCGGTGACGTGTCCCACGTTTCGCGTGAAGTCGGTGCCGCCCTGAGCGGTGCCAGCGGAAGCGGCGGCGGCTACACGGTGCCCCAGGGTTTCAACGCCCAAGTGATTGACCTGACGATGCCGAAGCTACGGCTTGGTCAGTTGGGCATGAGCGTGTGGAACCTTGAAAGCGACCACAACCTGATGCCGAAGCTGCTGAGCCGACCGGAACCTGAAGTAAAATTCGAGAACAAGAAGTTCGCAGAAAAAGACCTGACGTTCGGGCAAGTTCATATCTACCCGAGGACGTTCGGTTGCATCGTCACCGCACCGCTGGAGTTGATTCACGACGGTGCCGGCGTCGATCAAATCATCCAAAAAGAATTGGCCCGCGGCATGGCGAAGGCCATCGACTACTACGGGATCAATGGAGCTGGTGCCCGCAGTCAGCTAGACGGTCTGCTATCGTTCAAGGATATCGAATCGACCGACGTTTCAAGCAGTTGGCCGGGCGGCTGGAGTGATACCGCCGCCGCCGTCTTGGAGGTTCGCTTGAACGATCACGAGCCGACCGGGATGCTGATGCACACCAACCAGCATCACTCAATCGGCATCCGTCAAGACGATCACAACCAGTGGTTGACCGCCCCGCCGGTGATGAAAGATTTGCCGATGCTTGAAACCACGCACATGCCGGAAGGCAAGATCATCTGCGGCGACTTCACCAAGTTCGCCTTGGGATTGCGTCAGGGTGCAACGGTTGAGTTTTCGCGAGAGGCCGGCGAATCGTTCGAGCGTGGCCAAGTCATGTATCGGATCATGTGGCGGGGCAACTACGTGATGTACGACGAAACCGCGTTCCATATCCTGAACGACGCGACCGGCAGCTAG